One stretch of Amycolatopsis sp. NBC_00345 DNA includes these proteins:
- a CDS encoding SDR family NAD(P)-dependent oxidoreductase — protein MNLIHTPFGFAATAAEAAVGIDLTGRRAMVTGASSGLGVETARALAGTGAEVTLAVRDVEAGERAAKDITATTGNTALRVARLDLTDPASIAAFIVAWDGPLHVLVANAGVMACPEQHTPEGWEWQFATNHLGHFALATGLHAALAADGAARIVMVSSSGHQLSPVVFDDVHFAFRPYDPWLAYGQSKTANVLFAVEAARRWAGDGITANALMPGAIHTNLQRHTEGRGSGAVPPELIKTPEQGAATSVLLATSPLLDGVGGRYFADGNETGTVDRRGAAPPLHGVARYALDPDNARRLWTLSERLLATAGRRS, from the coding sequence ATGAACCTGATCCACACACCTTTCGGCTTTGCCGCCACCGCCGCCGAAGCCGCCGTGGGCATCGACTTGACCGGCCGGCGAGCGATGGTGACCGGCGCCTCCTCGGGGCTGGGCGTGGAGACCGCCCGTGCCCTGGCCGGCACCGGCGCGGAGGTCACCCTGGCGGTCCGGGACGTCGAGGCCGGTGAGCGCGCCGCCAAGGACATCACCGCGACCACCGGCAACACCGCGCTTCGCGTCGCCCGGCTCGATCTGACCGACCCGGCCTCCATCGCGGCCTTCATCGTGGCGTGGGACGGGCCGCTGCACGTACTGGTCGCCAACGCCGGTGTGATGGCCTGCCCCGAGCAGCACACCCCGGAGGGCTGGGAGTGGCAGTTCGCCACCAACCACCTCGGCCACTTCGCACTGGCCACCGGTCTGCACGCGGCACTGGCCGCCGACGGGGCCGCCCGCATCGTGATGGTCAGCTCCAGCGGCCATCAGCTCTCGCCGGTGGTCTTCGACGACGTCCACTTCGCCTTCCGTCCCTATGATCCGTGGCTGGCCTACGGGCAGTCCAAGACGGCCAACGTGCTGTTCGCGGTCGAGGCGGCCCGACGCTGGGCCGGGGACGGCATCACCGCGAACGCGCTGATGCCCGGCGCGATCCACACCAACCTGCAACGCCACACCGAGGGCCGGGGCAGCGGTGCCGTTCCGCCCGAGTTGATCAAGACACCGGAGCAGGGCGCGGCGACCTCGGTCCTGCTGGCCACCTCACCGCTGCTGGACGGGGTCGGCGGCCGGTACTTCGCCGACGGCAACGAGACCGGGACCGTCGACCGCCGCGGCGCCGCGCCGCCCCTGCACGGCGTGGCCCGCTACGCACTGGACCCGGACAACGCCCGCCGGCTGTGGACCCTCTCCGAGCGGCTGCTCGCGACGGCCGGTCGAAGGTCATGA
- a CDS encoding SDR family NAD(P)-dependent oxidoreductase, producing MTPKVALVTGATQGLGLALVEGLAQRLTPADTVYLTGRDLDRVTQAVAALPGGGARVRGEILDVAQTGAADRLAAQLADRHGGVDIMFGNAVMRAGPGDDPRTIVDAYAEVNNFGTTRVLRAFAPLLRDNGRLIVVASSLGTLYHLAPVLHGRFAELSSLDDVDEQVAAWRDAVRDGSARGGAWPGFVNIPSKIGQVAAVRALASQRREQDLARGILLAAVCPGMMNTPTSALWWDVTGAPTPAQAAAALLKLAFDPVDPGHYGELVRDGRTLPWAPG from the coding sequence ATGACCCCGAAAGTCGCCCTGGTCACCGGTGCCACCCAAGGGCTGGGCCTGGCCCTGGTCGAAGGGCTGGCCCAGCGCCTGACGCCGGCGGACACCGTCTACCTCACCGGACGCGACCTCGACCGCGTCACCCAGGCCGTCGCCGCCCTGCCCGGTGGCGGCGCCCGGGTCCGCGGCGAGATCCTCGACGTCGCCCAGACCGGCGCCGCCGACCGCCTCGCCGCCCAGCTGGCCGACCGGCACGGCGGCGTGGACATCATGTTCGGCAACGCCGTCATGCGGGCCGGCCCCGGCGACGACCCGCGCACGATCGTGGACGCCTACGCCGAGGTCAACAACTTCGGCACCACGCGGGTGCTGCGGGCCTTCGCCCCGCTGCTGCGGGACAACGGCCGGTTGATCGTCGTGGCGAGTTCCCTCGGCACCCTGTACCACCTCGCACCCGTGCTGCACGGCCGGTTCGCCGAACTGTCCTCATTGGACGATGTGGACGAGCAGGTCGCCGCCTGGCGGGACGCGGTGCGGGACGGCAGCGCCCGGGGCGGGGCGTGGCCGGGGTTCGTCAACATCCCGTCCAAGATCGGCCAGGTCGCCGCCGTCCGCGCGCTGGCGAGCCAGCGCCGCGAGCAGGACCTCGCCCGCGGCATCCTGCTGGCCGCCGTCTGCCCCGGCATGATGAACACCCCCACCTCCGCCCTGTGGTGGGACGTCACCGGCGCCCCCACCCCGGCGCAGGCCGCTGCCGCCCTGCTGAAGCTCGCGTTCGACCCGGTCGATCCCGGTCACTACGGCGAGCTGGTGCGTGACGGCCGGACCCTGCCGTGGGCTCCGGGCTGA
- a CDS encoding aspartate kinase has protein sequence MTLIVQKYGGSSVATPERISAVAERIAGARRDGGQIAVVVSAMGDTTDRLLALAGQVSETPAPRELDHLLSAGEHISSALLTMALQRLGVGACSLSGGQAGLRTTPSHGGARILDIDPARVRRELSDGRIVVVAGFQGVRPDTSDTTTLGRGGSDTTAVALAAALAAQRCEIYTDVDGVYTADPRIVPDARRIPAIGHPAMLELATAGAKVLMARCVECAHQHGVRLHVRSSYTDHPGTLVSAVPEDIMEQPAITGVAHDRSVVAVTLTDVPPAPTTTALVLRALAGTGVEVDMLTRTPSRTGSSTVDLTVVVPEPGLARALTALDVRRAEIGFARLSHDEGAGKVSVVGTGVRSDATVTATFLETLAAAGAGVRQLAVSELRLSALCDRARLDEAVRALHRAFGLHEPPRVVLPAGNRAGATA, from the coding sequence ATGACCCTCATCGTGCAGAAGTACGGTGGCTCGTCCGTGGCCACTCCCGAGCGGATCTCCGCGGTCGCCGAACGGATCGCGGGCGCGCGGCGTGACGGCGGCCAGATCGCCGTGGTGGTGTCCGCGATGGGCGACACCACCGACCGCCTGCTCGCCCTCGCCGGGCAGGTGAGCGAAACCCCGGCGCCCCGCGAGCTGGACCACCTGCTTTCGGCCGGGGAGCACATTTCCAGCGCCCTGCTGACGATGGCGCTGCAGCGGCTCGGGGTCGGCGCCTGCTCGCTCTCGGGCGGGCAGGCCGGGCTGCGCACCACCCCGTCCCACGGCGGCGCGCGCATCCTCGACATCGACCCGGCCCGGGTCCGCCGCGAGCTCTCCGACGGCCGGATCGTGGTGGTGGCCGGGTTCCAGGGCGTCCGGCCGGACACTTCGGACACGACCACCCTCGGCCGCGGCGGCTCCGACACCACCGCGGTCGCGCTGGCCGCCGCGCTCGCGGCCCAGCGGTGCGAGATCTACACCGACGTCGACGGCGTCTACACCGCCGACCCCCGGATCGTGCCGGACGCGCGGCGGATCCCGGCCATCGGCCACCCGGCGATGCTGGAACTGGCGACGGCCGGGGCCAAGGTGCTGATGGCGCGGTGCGTCGAATGCGCCCACCAGCACGGCGTCCGGCTCCACGTCCGCTCTTCCTACACCGATCATCCCGGCACCCTCGTTTCCGCAGTCCCGGAGGACATCATGGAACAGCCAGCCATCACCGGCGTCGCGCACGACCGCTCCGTCGTGGCCGTCACCCTCACCGACGTGCCGCCGGCCCCCACGACGACCGCGCTCGTGCTCCGCGCCCTCGCGGGCACCGGGGTGGAGGTCGACATGCTCACCCGCACCCCCTCCCGCACCGGTTCGTCCACAGTGGACCTCACCGTGGTCGTGCCGGAACCCGGCCTGGCGCGGGCATTGACCGCGCTCGACGTGCGCCGGGCCGAGATCGGCTTCGCCCGGCTGAGCCACGACGAAGGCGCGGGCAAGGTCTCGGTGGTCGGCACCGGCGTGCGCTCGGACGCGACCGTGACCGCGACGTTCCTGGAAACGCTGGCCGCGGCCGGCGCCGGGGTGCGCCAGCTGGCCGTCTCCGAACTGCGGCTGTCCGCCCTGTGCGACCGCGCCCGCCTCGACGAGGCCGTCCGCGCCCTGCACCGCGCCTTCGGCCTGCACGAGCCGCCCCGGGTCGTCCTGCCCGCGGGCAACCGGGCCGGCGCCACGGCGTGA
- a CDS encoding diaminobutyrate--2-oxoglutarate transaminase family protein, with product MTTLAHPASLTGPAVHGDLPGPRSAEYLARQDRRESNARAYPRHLPIAIAEGSGSFVRDVDGNVFIDFLAGAGVLSLGHNHPELVEAMTGQLGLLTHALDFPTPAKDEFTAAQLAMLPEGMRSRMKLHFCGPTGANAVEAALKLCKTATGRGDIVSFQGGFHGSTHAALSLTGLVSQKQPVANTMPGVHFFPYSYCHRCPVGLEPDTCATNCVEFLERSLTDANGGIPLPAAVVLELVQGEGGVIPARESFVHRVRELTRELDIPLVVDEVQTGCGRTGTWFAFERYGIEPDVVIASKALSGIGAPVALIIYDERLDTWAPGAHSGTFRGNQLAFAAGVRAIEVIKRDGVLANVVEREHQLEVLFAPLAGHPWVADVRGAGLMWGIELADPHTGAPASALALAVQEQALRRGLIVELGGRGDCVVRLLPPLNVTAEVVRTAAGILLAALDAAAGDAR from the coding sequence ATGACCACCCTCGCTCACCCCGCGTCGCTCACCGGCCCCGCCGTCCACGGCGACCTGCCCGGCCCGCGCTCGGCCGAGTACCTCGCCCGGCAGGACCGCCGGGAGTCCAACGCCAGGGCCTACCCCCGGCACCTGCCGATCGCGATCGCCGAAGGCTCCGGCAGCTTCGTGCGCGACGTCGACGGCAACGTGTTCATCGACTTCCTCGCCGGGGCCGGAGTGCTGTCCCTCGGCCACAACCACCCCGAGCTGGTCGAGGCCATGACCGGCCAGCTGGGCCTGCTGACCCACGCGCTGGACTTCCCCACCCCGGCCAAGGACGAGTTCACCGCGGCCCAGCTCGCGATGCTGCCCGAAGGCATGCGGTCGAGGATGAAACTGCACTTCTGCGGGCCGACCGGGGCGAACGCGGTCGAGGCCGCGCTCAAGCTGTGCAAGACCGCGACCGGGCGCGGCGACATCGTGTCGTTCCAGGGCGGGTTCCACGGCAGCACCCACGCCGCGCTGAGCCTGACCGGGCTGGTCAGCCAGAAGCAGCCGGTCGCCAACACGATGCCCGGCGTGCACTTCTTCCCGTACTCCTACTGCCACCGGTGCCCGGTCGGGCTCGAGCCGGACACCTGCGCCACCAACTGCGTGGAATTCCTCGAGCGGTCGCTGACCGACGCCAACGGCGGCATCCCGCTGCCCGCGGCGGTCGTGCTCGAACTGGTGCAGGGCGAGGGCGGCGTGATCCCGGCGCGGGAGAGCTTCGTGCACCGGGTGCGCGAGCTGACCCGGGAGCTGGACATCCCGCTGGTCGTCGACGAGGTGCAGACCGGCTGCGGCCGGACCGGGACCTGGTTCGCCTTCGAGCGTTACGGCATCGAGCCCGACGTGGTCATCGCGTCCAAGGCGCTCAGCGGGATCGGCGCGCCGGTCGCGCTGATCATCTACGACGAGCGCCTGGACACCTGGGCGCCGGGCGCGCACAGCGGCACCTTCCGCGGCAACCAGCTCGCCTTCGCCGCGGGGGTGCGGGCCATCGAGGTGATCAAGCGCGACGGAGTGCTCGCGAACGTCGTCGAGCGGGAGCACCAGCTCGAAGTGCTGTTCGCCCCGCTGGCCGGCCATCCCTGGGTGGCGGACGTGCGCGGGGCCGGGCTGATGTGGGGCATCGAGCTGGCCGACCCGCACACCGGCGCGCCCGCGTCGGCCCTCGCCCTGGCCGTGCAGGAACAGGCGCTGCGCCGCGGGCTCATCGTCGAACTGGGCGGGCGCGGCGACTGCGTGGTGCGGCTGCTGCCCCCGCTCAACGTCACCGCGGAGGTGGTGCGCACCGCGGCCGGGATCCTGCTCGCCGCACTCGACGCCGCGGCCGGGGACGCGAGATGA
- a CDS encoding Pls/PosA family non-ribosomal peptide synthetase produces the protein MTSLTPDAPLPGDLAGEHPWTGTGTGVLICPDADHRARWRPGERLHHLFEAKCDELAAQGRSGHLAVDAGKEQLTYADLDARANQLARHLLSLGVGAGDRVGLLFDDAVQAYTAMLAVLKVNAAYVPLDAGFPRDRIGYIAGDAGTGTVLTLAHLREQVAELAVRQVFLDEDESAAAIAGQDPARLGPAETGPPAEELCYVIYTSGSTGRPKGVAVDHASICNFVRVAAQTYGMRPSDRVYQGMTIAFDFSVEEIWVPWLAGATLVPKPGGSALVGHDLHAFLTERRISALCCVPTLLATVEEDLPALRFLLVSGEACPEDLITRWHRPDRRFLNVYGPTEATVTATWAVIDPAGPVTIGVPLPTYSVVVLDPDAPRLAAPGEAGELGIAGIGLARGYLNRDDLTERAFIRDFVGIPGNPSGRIYRTGDLCRITPAGLIEYQGRIDTQVKIRGYRIELTEVESALLGVPGIAAAVVSTHSPAPDTVELAAYYSRRADAGPLGHDRILAHLRDRLPGYMIPAYLQELDAIPLTPGNKADRKNLPVPTGPRSTGSDHAYVAPDTPGERELAAIMADVLGVERVSVRDHVFDDLGANSLLIARFCAKVRNHPALPPVSMKDVYLSPDLAALAGTLATREPGGTPVRAATTPPPPPVSGPMYVLCGVLQLLVFLAYCCMDAFVLDDGIIWVGGGSGLLELYLRSVAFAAAGFTLLCTVPLAAKWLLVGRWKPTEIRLWSLGYVRFWAVKTLQRLNPLALFVGTPLYVFYLRTLGARIGPGVTILSANLPVCTDLLTVGAGTIIRKDTAFACYRAELGRLRTGRVSIGEGVFVGEASVLDINTAIGDHAQLGHSSSLHDGQAVPDGAHWHGSPAVPSTVDYDTLEPRPCGTARRARFSVLRVLLLLLVYVPLLLGALNAADQLFTSATLTGAGAAAADVGETAGLYLGLLLFGLLALCTLPRVLSRLVRPGRVYPLFGFHHNVQRTITRLTNIRTFQNLFGDSSAIVHYLRGLGYDLGDYVQTGSNFGLSVRHDNPLLSSVGRGTMISDGLSIGNLDYSSTSFRLAPTQIGEHNFAGNNIHYPTGGRTGSNCLLATKVMIPLDGPLRENTGLLGSPSFEIPRSVDRDSRFANLATGEALRHSLARKNRHNAVTMLAYLLAQCLGLGGTVLIALVAGSLNSRFGPVVWAVDILASLVFVVAYWILVERAVQGFRRLRPRFCSIYDPVFWRHERFWKLSSGRYLTMFNGTPFKVLLWRLLGVKMGRRVFDDGCGIPEKSLVSVGDGSVLNLASVLQGHSLEDGAFKSDRISLGAGCVVGANAFVHYGVTMAGGAVLSPDSFLMKGTELTTAAHWGGNPAVELDRVTTTVTGELAT, from the coding sequence ATGACGAGCTTGACACCGGATGCGCCACTACCGGGCGACCTCGCCGGTGAGCACCCGTGGACCGGAACCGGCACCGGCGTTCTGATCTGCCCCGATGCCGACCACAGAGCCCGGTGGAGACCGGGCGAACGACTGCACCACCTTTTCGAGGCGAAATGCGACGAACTGGCCGCCCAGGGCCGGAGCGGGCACCTCGCCGTCGACGCCGGTAAGGAACAACTCACTTACGCGGACCTCGACGCCCGCGCCAATCAATTGGCCCGGCACCTGCTCAGCCTCGGGGTCGGCGCCGGAGACCGCGTCGGGCTGTTGTTCGACGACGCCGTGCAGGCCTACACCGCCATGCTCGCGGTGCTGAAGGTGAACGCCGCGTACGTCCCGCTGGACGCGGGATTCCCCCGCGACCGGATCGGCTACATCGCCGGTGACGCCGGGACCGGGACCGTGCTCACGCTGGCGCACCTGCGTGAGCAGGTCGCGGAACTGGCCGTACGGCAGGTTTTCCTCGACGAGGACGAGTCCGCCGCGGCGATCGCCGGGCAGGACCCGGCCCGGCTGGGCCCGGCGGAAACCGGTCCCCCGGCCGAAGAACTCTGTTACGTCATCTACACCTCGGGCTCGACCGGGCGGCCCAAGGGCGTGGCCGTCGACCACGCCAGCATCTGCAACTTCGTCCGCGTCGCCGCGCAGACCTACGGAATGCGGCCGTCCGACCGGGTCTACCAGGGCATGACGATCGCCTTCGACTTCTCGGTCGAAGAGATCTGGGTGCCGTGGCTGGCCGGCGCGACGCTGGTCCCGAAACCGGGCGGCAGCGCGCTGGTCGGCCACGACCTGCACGCCTTCCTCACCGAACGCCGGATCAGCGCGTTGTGCTGTGTGCCGACGCTGCTGGCCACGGTCGAGGAAGACCTGCCGGCACTGCGGTTCCTGCTCGTCTCCGGCGAAGCCTGCCCGGAGGACCTGATCACCCGCTGGCACCGCCCGGACCGGCGGTTCCTCAACGTCTACGGCCCGACCGAGGCGACCGTGACCGCCACCTGGGCGGTCATCGACCCGGCCGGGCCGGTGACGATCGGGGTGCCGCTGCCGACCTACTCCGTGGTCGTGCTGGACCCGGACGCCCCGCGGCTGGCCGCGCCCGGCGAGGCCGGTGAGCTCGGCATCGCGGGCATCGGCCTGGCCCGCGGCTACCTCAACCGGGACGACCTCACCGAGCGCGCGTTCATCCGCGACTTCGTCGGGATCCCCGGCAACCCGTCGGGCCGCATCTACCGCACCGGCGACCTCTGCCGGATCACCCCGGCCGGGCTGATCGAGTACCAGGGGCGGATCGACACCCAGGTGAAGATCCGGGGCTACCGCATCGAACTGACCGAAGTCGAGTCGGCGCTGCTGGGCGTGCCCGGGATCGCCGCGGCCGTGGTCAGCACCCACTCGCCCGCGCCGGACACGGTGGAGCTGGCCGCGTACTACAGCCGGCGGGCGGACGCCGGGCCGCTGGGCCACGACCGGATCCTGGCCCACCTGCGCGACCGGCTGCCCGGCTACATGATCCCGGCCTACCTCCAGGAACTCGACGCCATCCCGTTGACACCGGGGAACAAGGCCGACCGCAAGAACCTGCCGGTGCCGACCGGGCCGCGCAGCACCGGTTCGGACCACGCCTACGTCGCCCCGGACACCCCTGGGGAACGCGAGCTGGCCGCGATCATGGCTGACGTGCTCGGCGTCGAGCGGGTTTCCGTGCGCGACCACGTCTTCGACGATCTCGGCGCGAATTCCCTGCTGATCGCCCGTTTCTGCGCGAAGGTCCGGAACCACCCGGCCCTCCCGCCGGTGTCGATGAAGGACGTCTACCTCAGCCCGGACCTGGCCGCGCTGGCCGGGACACTGGCCACGCGGGAGCCCGGCGGCACACCGGTCCGCGCGGCCACCACACCACCGCCGCCGCCGGTGAGCGGGCCGATGTACGTGCTGTGCGGCGTATTGCAGCTGCTGGTGTTCCTCGCCTACTGCTGCATGGACGCGTTTGTGCTCGACGACGGCATCATCTGGGTCGGCGGCGGCAGCGGGCTGCTCGAGCTGTACCTGCGGTCGGTCGCGTTCGCGGCGGCCGGCTTCACGCTGCTGTGCACCGTGCCGCTCGCCGCCAAGTGGCTGCTGGTCGGACGCTGGAAGCCCACCGAGATCCGGTTGTGGAGCCTGGGTTACGTCCGGTTCTGGGCCGTGAAGACCCTGCAGCGGCTCAACCCGCTCGCGCTGTTCGTCGGCACCCCGTTGTACGTGTTCTACCTGCGCACGCTGGGGGCCAGGATCGGCCCGGGGGTGACCATCCTTTCGGCGAACCTGCCGGTGTGCACCGACCTGCTCACCGTCGGCGCGGGCACGATCATCCGGAAGGACACCGCTTTCGCCTGCTACCGCGCCGAACTCGGCCGGCTGCGCACCGGCCGGGTGAGCATCGGCGAAGGCGTGTTCGTCGGCGAGGCGTCCGTGCTCGACATCAACACCGCCATCGGCGACCACGCGCAGCTCGGGCACAGCTCGTCCCTGCACGACGGCCAGGCCGTCCCGGACGGCGCGCACTGGCACGGCTCACCGGCTGTTCCGTCCACAGTGGACTACGACACGCTGGAGCCGCGGCCGTGCGGGACGGCCCGGCGCGCGCGGTTCAGCGTGCTGCGCGTCCTGCTCCTGCTGCTGGTCTACGTGCCGCTGCTGCTCGGCGCCTTGAACGCCGCCGACCAGCTGTTCACCTCGGCCACCCTGACCGGGGCCGGCGCGGCCGCCGCGGACGTCGGCGAGACCGCGGGCCTGTACCTGGGCCTGCTCCTGTTCGGGCTGCTGGCCCTGTGCACGCTGCCCCGGGTGCTGTCCCGGCTCGTCCGGCCCGGCCGGGTCTACCCGCTGTTCGGGTTCCACCACAACGTGCAGCGCACGATCACCCGGCTGACCAACATCCGGACCTTCCAGAACCTCTTCGGCGACAGCTCGGCGATCGTGCACTACCTCCGCGGGCTCGGCTACGACCTCGGCGACTACGTGCAGACCGGGTCCAACTTCGGCCTGTCGGTGCGGCACGACAACCCGCTGCTGTCCAGTGTGGGCCGGGGCACGATGATCTCCGACGGGCTGAGCATCGGCAACCTCGACTACTCCAGCACGTCGTTCCGGCTGGCGCCAACCCAGATCGGGGAGCACAACTTCGCCGGCAACAACATCCACTACCCCACCGGCGGCCGGACCGGGTCCAACTGCCTGCTCGCCACCAAGGTGATGATCCCGCTGGACGGCCCGCTGCGGGAGAACACCGGCCTGCTCGGCTCGCCGAGCTTCGAGATCCCCCGCTCGGTCGACCGGGACAGCCGGTTCGCGAACCTGGCCACCGGGGAAGCACTGCGGCACAGCCTCGCCCGCAAGAACCGGCACAACGCCGTGACGATGCTCGCGTACCTGCTCGCCCAGTGCCTCGGCCTCGGCGGGACGGTGCTGATCGCGCTGGTCGCGGGCAGCCTGAACAGCCGGTTCGGCCCGGTCGTGTGGGCGGTGGACATCCTCGCGTCGCTGGTGTTCGTCGTCGCCTACTGGATTCTCGTCGAGCGCGCGGTGCAGGGCTTCCGCCGGCTGCGGCCCCGGTTCTGCTCGATCTACGACCCGGTGTTCTGGCGGCACGAGCGGTTCTGGAAGCTCAGCTCGGGCCGCTACCTCACGATGTTCAACGGGACGCCGTTCAAGGTCCTGCTCTGGCGCCTGCTCGGGGTGAAGATGGGCCGCCGCGTGTTCGACGACGGCTGCGGCATCCCGGAGAAGAGCCTCGTCAGTGTCGGCGACGGCTCCGTGCTCAACCTGGCCAGCGTGCTGCAGGGCCATTCGCTCGAAGACGGCGCCTTCAAGTCCGACCGCATCAGCCTCGGGGCCGGCTGCGTCGTCGGCGCCAACGCCTTCGTCCACTATGGAGTGACGATGGCCGGCGGCGCCGTGCTCTCCCCCGATTCGTTCCTGATGAAGGGCACCGAACTGACCACCGCCGCCCACTGGGGCGGCAACCCCGCCGTCGAACTCGACCGGGTCACCACCACTGTCACGGGAGAACTGGCCACATGA
- a CDS encoding YbaB/EbfC family nucleoid-associated protein, whose protein sequence is MTQFAQGGDGDPLASFTAEVEGIRAKADEMAERLRTATGTARTPDGAVSVTVGAAGVLQGITFGAKAYHRPPEVLSAMVMQLIATAQKEVSAEVYDAFGGLVGGEDSEAMAILQEFVPQPDEEDEPAPPAAAPSPSGAAPPPPGGAPPPRPQQPPAPPPPAAAPPQQQSPPPPSPRRPARSAPVEDDLDNNPW, encoded by the coding sequence GTGACACAATTCGCACAAGGCGGGGATGGTGACCCGCTGGCCTCGTTCACCGCCGAGGTCGAGGGGATCAGGGCCAAGGCCGACGAGATGGCCGAACGGCTGCGCACCGCCACCGGGACGGCGCGGACGCCCGACGGCGCCGTGTCCGTGACGGTCGGCGCGGCCGGCGTGCTGCAGGGGATCACGTTCGGCGCCAAGGCTTATCACCGGCCGCCGGAGGTGCTGTCCGCGATGGTGATGCAGCTGATCGCGACCGCGCAGAAGGAAGTGTCGGCCGAGGTCTACGACGCGTTTGGCGGACTGGTCGGCGGCGAGGACTCCGAGGCGATGGCGATCCTGCAGGAGTTCGTGCCCCAGCCGGACGAGGAGGACGAGCCGGCGCCGCCCGCGGCCGCGCCATCGCCATCCGGGGCCGCGCCGCCGCCGCCCGGGGGCGCGCCGCCGCCGCGACCGCAGCAACCGCCGGCGCCACCCCCTCCCGCGGCCGCGCCACCCCAGCAGCAAAGCCCCCCGCCGCCCTCGCCGCGCCGGCCGGCCCGGTCAGCCCCGGTCGAGGACGACCTAGACAACAATCCTTGGTGA
- a CDS encoding Lrp/AsnC family transcriptional regulator: MATSDAFDKLELQLIHALQLDGRAPFSTIARVLGVSDQTVARRYTRLRSAGKLRVTGRTDPARVGEVSWFVRVRCTPNVARTVGRALARRPDTSWVKLTSGGTEIVATVRAPTSHDSETLLLEQLPRTPQVLDVSANCLLHVFFGGPQSVVDALSPGQVARLRPPDPAPGPPVTLDDGDRKMLALLENDGRTDFTALAAATGRPATTLRRRLAELRATGAVYFDVDYDYRSLRMASQTMLWLSVAPDQLLAAGRALGAHAEVPFAAATTGSTNLYANVLCPDPGALFTYLTTEVAALPSVQRMETAPVIQTLKTL; encoded by the coding sequence ATGGCGACTTCCGACGCGTTCGACAAACTGGAACTCCAGCTCATCCACGCGCTGCAGCTGGACGGACGAGCGCCGTTCAGCACGATCGCCCGCGTCCTCGGCGTGTCCGACCAGACCGTCGCCCGCCGCTACACGCGCCTGCGCTCGGCCGGGAAGCTGCGGGTGACCGGCCGCACCGACCCGGCGCGGGTGGGCGAGGTCTCGTGGTTCGTCCGGGTCCGGTGCACCCCCAACGTCGCCCGGACCGTCGGCCGGGCGCTGGCGCGGCGCCCCGACACCTCGTGGGTCAAGCTGACCTCGGGCGGCACCGAGATCGTCGCCACGGTGCGGGCGCCCACCAGCCACGACAGCGAGACGCTGTTGCTGGAGCAGCTGCCGCGGACCCCGCAAGTGCTCGACGTCAGCGCGAACTGCCTGCTGCACGTCTTCTTCGGCGGCCCGCAGAGCGTCGTCGACGCGCTGTCGCCCGGGCAGGTGGCCCGGCTGCGGCCGCCGGACCCCGCACCCGGGCCGCCCGTCACCCTGGACGACGGCGACCGGAAGATGCTGGCCCTGCTGGAAAACGACGGCCGCACCGACTTCACCGCACTGGCCGCGGCCACCGGCCGCCCCGCGACCACCCTGCGCCGCCGCCTCGCCGAACTGCGGGCGACCGGCGCCGTCTACTTCGACGTGGACTACGACTACCGCAGCCTGCGCATGGCCAGCCAGACCATGTTGTGGCTCTCGGTGGCCCCGGACCAGCTGCTCGCGGCGGGCCGGGCACTGGGCGCCCACGCCGAAGTCCCGTTCGCCGCCGCCACGACGGGATCGACCAACCTGTACGCCAACGTCCTGTGCCCGGACCCCGGCGCGCTGTTCACCTACCTCACCACCGAGGTCGCCGCGCTCCCCTCGGTCCAGCGCATGGAGACCGCGCCGGTCATCCAGACCCTCAAGACGCTTTAG